DNA sequence from the Labilithrix sp. genome:
GGCTCGCTGCAGAGCGGCCGCTCCATCTCCGTGCGTCCGTTCCAGGCCGAGCCGCCGCGCAAGGGCGACAACGGTCCGATGTCGAGCGGCCCGCGCTCGCAGGGCCCGCGCTCGCAGAGCGGCGGAAGCCAGCAGGCCCCCGATCGCACCCTCTACGTCGGCAACCTCCCGTACGACTGCTCGCAGCCCGAGGTCGAGGCGCTCATCAACGGCGTGGTCGGCGAGGGCCAGGTCGTGCGCGTGCACCTCCCGATGGACGCCGACGGCCGCAAGCGCGGCTTCGGCTTCGTGACGATGGCGAGCTCCGACGCGGCGAAGAACGCGGCCGAGCAGCTGAAGCAGGCGGACCTCCGCGGTCGCCGCCTCATCGTGAACATCGCGCACCCGAAGGGCGATCGCCCCCCGCGCTCCGAGAACTTCGGCGGCGGCGGTGGCTTCGGCGGCGGTGGTGGCGGCTTCGGCGGCGGCGGCTTCGGCGGCGGCGGCGGTGGTGGCGGCGGCGGACCGAGCAACCCGAACTTCGGCCCGAACGCGCTCCCGGCCTCGCGCCGCACGTTCGACAGCGATCGCCGCCGCAAGGACGGCGGCGGCGGTGACGGCGGCAAGAAGGGCCGCGGCGGCGGCGGTCGCGGCGGCCGCGGCGGCGACGACGGCGGCGACTTCGACTGGCGCAAAGCCAACGACCGCGACGACGAGTAGGGTTTCTTGTTCGAGAGGGCTCTGCCCTCTCGAGCTCTCCCGCCGGGGGTTTCTTCGCGCGCGCGGGGCGCGCGCTTCGACGCCCCCGGACCCCCCCCGAGAAGAGAGAGAGCCTCGCGGCTTTGTCGGCTTTGTCGGCGGGCGGCTTGGCTTGACGGTGGGGGTGGTGCGCGACTAAGGTGCCGCTCCCCCGAAGGATCCGACCATGCGTGACATCATCAAGATGAGCTGCGAGAACTGTAACCGCGCCAACTACGTGACGACGAAGAACAAGCGCACGATGGCGGAGAAGTTCAACATCAAGAAGTTCTGCTCCTCGTGCCGGAAGCACTTCCCGCACAAGGAAGGCAAAATCTCCAAGGGCTGATCCCAGCCGAGCGCAGGCCACTCTCGCAACCCGGGAAACGACGAGCGCCGGGCCAGCCTGCCCTCGGGGCCGCCGGGCGCCGGGCCAGCCCGCCCTCGGGGGCGCCGAGCCAGCCTACTCTCGGGGGGTCCGGGGGCGTCGACGCGCGCCCCGCGCGCGGAGAACCCCCCGGCGGGAGAGCTCGAGAGGGCAGAGCCCTCTCGAACACGATAGACACACCTCGCCCCTGTGCTATTGAGGGCGCGGCCTAGCAGTCGGAGGCCGGGATCTACCCCTATGATTTTCGACTGGGTTCACGGCCTCTTCTCGAACGATCTCGCGATCGATCTCGGAACCGCGAACACCCTCATCTACGTGAAGGGCAAAGGGATCGTCTCATGCGAGCCCTCGGTCGTCGCCGTCCAGCGGGACGTGCGGGGTGGAAACAAGGTCCTCGCCGTCGGGCGCGAGGCGAAAGAGATGCTCGGGCGCACGCCCGGCAACATCAAAGCCGTCCGCCCCCTGCGCGATGGCGTCATCGCCGACTTCGAGATCACCGAGGCGATGCTGCGGTACTTCATCGCGCGCGCGCACAACCGTCGCACGCTCGTGAAGCCGCGCATCATCATCTGCGTGCCCTTCGGCATCACCGAGGTCGAGAAGCGCGCGGTGAAGGAGTCGGCCGAGAGCGCCGGCGCGCGCGAGGTCTACCTCATCGAAGAGCCCATGGCCGCGGCCATCGGCGCCGGCCTCCCGATCACCGAGCCCTCGGGCAACATGGTCGTCGACATCGGCGGCGGCACGACCGAGGTCGCCGTCATCTCGCTCGCCGGCATCGTCTACTCGCAGTCCGTGCGCGTCGGCGGCGACCGCATGGACGAGGCGATCCAGGCCTACCTCAAGCGGAAGTACAACCTCGCCATCGGCGAGCAGACCGCCGAGCGCATCAAGATGGAGGTCGGCAACGCGTACCCCCTCGAGACGCAGCGGACGACCGAGGTGAAGGGCCGCGACCTCGTCGCCGGCATCCCGAAGACCGTCGTCGTCAACTCGGACGAGATCCGCGAGGCGCTCAGCGAGCCCTTCAACGCGATCGTCGAGGCCGTGCTCATCGCGCTCGAGAAGACGCCGCCCGAGCTCGCGGCCGACATCGTCGACAAGGGCATCGTCCTCACCGGCGGCGGCGCGCTCCTCGCCAACCTCGACGTGCTCCTCCGCGAGGAGACCGGTCTCCCCGTCATGGTCTGTGATGACCCCATCAGCGCCGTCGTCCTCGGCAGCGGCAAGACGCTCGATCACATGGAGCTCTTGAAGGAAGTGACGATCGGATAGGCCTCGCCGCTCCGGTCGTACTTCGGAGATAGAGCGCTATGTCGGCCTTCAAGCGATACCGCGACGTCGGAATCGTCATCGTCCTCCTCGCGGTCCCGTTCTTCTTCCTGCGGGCCAACATGAAGGCGCCGTCGAGCCTCAACGCGCTCGACCGCACGCTCCTCCGCATCAGCGCGCCGGTGGAGTTCGCCGCCGCGAGGCTCGCGCGCGGAATCTCGAACATCTGGGAGTCGTACGTCTACCTCGTGGACGTGAAGGCCGACAACGACCGCCTCAACTACGACAACGCGCGCCTCAAGGAGCAGGTGCACCACCTCGAGCAGAAGGACGTCGAGAACCGCGAGCTCCGGCGCCTCCTCCAGCTCCGCGAAGCGACGCCGGGCGACCTCGTCAGCGCGCAGGTCGTCGGCAAGGACTTCACCGAGTTCTTCCGCGTCACGCGCGTCGTGCTCGATCGCGGCTCGCGCAACATCCGCCCGCACCTGCCCGTCATCTCGCCGGACGGCGTCGTCGGCTCGGTCGAGCGCGTCAACGGCGACGCCGTCGACGTGAAGCTCGCGGTCGCGGCCGACTTCGGCGTCGACATCGAGGACGAGCGCACCCACGCGCGCGGATGGATCCGCGGCACCGGCGAGTCGTTCCGCTACGCGTGCAAGGTCGAGAACGTCGACTCGCGCGACGAGGTCGAGATCGGCGACCTCCTCGTCACGAGCGGCAAGGGCAAGAAGTTCCCGAAGGGGATCCCCGTCGCCCAAGTGACCAAGGTCGTAAAGCGCGAGCCGGGCCGCGAGCAGGAGATCGAGGCCCGGCCGACGGTGAACTTCTCGCGCCTCGACGCGGTGCTGATCATCGTGGGCGTGCCCGACGACGACGAGGACGGCAAGGACAAGAAGCCCACCGCCGCCTCGAAGCAGGGGAAATGAGGCATGCGCAACACCGCGTTCTTCGTGGCGGGCGTCGTCCTCCTCATCGTCCAGTCGAACATGTTCCGCCTGATCGGCGGGGCGTTCCGGCTGATCGCGTGGGTCTTCCGCATGAAGCACGACATCGAGGTCCCCGGCCTCGTGCCGTCGCTCGTCCTGCCGCTCATCCTCTTCATGGGCGTCCACGAGTACTCGCTCGCGCGCGGCGCCGCGGTCGCCTTCGCGCTCGGCTACCTCACCGACCTCCTCGGCATCACCCCGATCGGGCTCTACACGTCGACCTACGTCGCGATCTTCGTCCTCGCGCGCGCGGTCGGCATCCGCCTCGCGGCCCAGACGATGCTCATGCAGGTCGGCCTCGCGGTCGCCTTCACGCTCGTCCACTCGATCCTCATCCTCGTCCTCCTCGCCATCTTCGGGCGCGACACCTGGGTGCCGCGCACGCTCTACCCGATGGCGATCCCGCACGTCATCGCGACCGGCCTCATCGCGCCGCTCGTCTTCCGCCTCGCCGGTCGCATCGACGCCGCGACGAGCTCCGGCACGTCGAAGGAGCTCGCGCGGTGATGCGAGGTGACGCGTGAGCAACCTCCTCGGCGCCCGGTCCGACGTCAGCGAGTTCCGGAAGCGGTATCGCTGGATCGCGCTCGCGGCGCTCCTCTTCTTCCTCATCCTGATCGGGCGCCTCTTCCAGCTCCAGATCATCCGCGGCTCCGAGTACGCGCAGACGGCGCACGAGAACGTGATCCGGCGCGTCACGCTGCCGACCGCGCGCGGCGTCGTGCGCGACGCCTACGGCCGCGTGCTCGCGTCGAACCGCTCCTCCTTCAACGTGCTCCTCGTCCCGGGCCGTGTGATGCCGAGCGCGCGGCCGCCGCACCGCAAGACGCGCGACGAGCAAGACAGCTTCACCCGCATCGCCGACACGCTGCGCCTGAACCCCGACGAGCGCGTGCGCCTCGCCGCGCGCATCCGCGACGCGTGCATCACCGACGACGATCGCTCCCCGTGCTGGCACCCGATCCTCGTGCGGGAGGACCTCTCGCGCGACATCGTCGCGGAGGTGAAGCAGCACGCGTACGAGATGATCGGCGCGCAGGTCGTGAGCCTCCCCGTCCGCTACTACCCGTTCAAGGCGACCGGCGCGCACATGCTCGGGTACACGAGCGAGATCGACGGCGAGACGCTCGAGAAGTACCGCCCCGCCGGCTACGACCAGCTCTCCCCCGAGGAGAAGGCGAAGGTGAACCCGCTCGCCTACGAGGCGGGCGACATCGTCGGCGCGACCGGCGTCGAGCGCTCGTGGGAGAGCTACCTCCGCGGCCAGCGCGGCTGGGAGAAGCGGGTCGTCGACGCGCGCGGCCGCTACCGCACCGGGCCCGACGCGGCGCGCCTCCTCGACGCGCCGTCGCGCCAGGAGCCGCTCTCGGGCCGCGACCTCCGGCTCACGATCGACATGGACCTCATGCAGTCGGTCGAGCGCGCGATGCGGCCGCACACGGCCGGCGCCGTCGTCGTCTCGGACGTGCGGACCGGCCGCCTCCTCGCGCTCTACTCGAAGCCCGACTTCGATCCGAACGAGCTCGCGGGCGGGTCGGGGCGCGATCGCATCCGCGAGGCGTTCAACAAGCTCTACACCGATCCGCTGCGCCCGATGCTCGACAAGACGATGTCGGGCGTCTTCCACCCGGGCTCGACCTTCAAGCCGTTCTCCGCGCTCGCCGCGCTCGAGGACAGGGAGCAGCTCACGTTCAGCCCCGAGAGCAAGGAGCGCTGCGACGGCTTCCTCTCCTTCGGGCGCCGCGTCTTCCACTGCACCCACGTGCACGGGAAGGTCGACATGCACGAGGCGATCGCGGAGTCGTGCAACATCTACTTCTTCAAGCTCGCCGAGTCGGTCGGTATGGATCGCATCGCGCACGTCGCGACGGAGTTCGGGCTCGGGCAGAAGACGGGCATCGGCGTGAACCCGGAGGCGGCGGGGCGCATCCCGTCGAAGTCCTGGTACGCGCTCAAGTACAAGGGGCAGTTCCGCATCGGCTTCACGCTCAACACGTCGATCGGCCAGGGCGCGACGACGGTGACGCCGCTCCAGCTCGCGCTCGCGTACGCCGCGATCGCGAACGGCGGCACGGTGTACTCGCCGCAGCTCGTGCGCGCGGTCGAGACGAGCGACGGCGCGATCGTCCAGGATTTCCCTCCGCGCGTCCGCCAGAAGGCCAACATCAAGCCCGAGAACCTCTCCCGCGTGAGCGAGGCGCTCTACGCGGTGGTGAACGAGGAGAAGGGCACCGCCTACCCGGTCCGCGACCGCACGCTGGAGGTCGCGGGCAAGACCGGCACCGCGCAGACCGGCTACGTGAACACGGGCAACGACGATCCGAAGAAGGCCTGGTACCTCTCGCGCGACCACGCCTGGTTCGCGGCCTACTCGCCGGCGAAGGCGCCGGAGATCAGCGTCGTGGTGCTCGTCGAGCACGGCGGCTCGGGCCCCACCGTCGCGGCGCCCGTCGCGATGCAGGTGATCAAGGAGTACCATCGGCTCCAGGCGGGCCGCGCCGCGCGTCTGACGAGCGCGAAGAAGGAGCCCGCGCCCGGCAAGGCCGCGAACGCGCCCGCCCCCGCGGCGCCGCCGCTCCCGCGCGAGCCCCCGCCGCCGGATCCGAACCCGCCGCCGCCCGACCTCCCGACCGATCCCATCGCAGAGCCCGAGCCGGACGACAAGGCGAGTGAGAAATGAGGAGCCGGCATCACGACGCGCACTTCTTCGGAATGCCGCGCGACAGCTTCGACTGGACGCTGTTCCTCACCGCGAGCGTGCTCGCCGTGCTCGGCGTCATCAACCTCTACTCCGCGACGAGCGTCGCGCGCGCGGCGCTCTCGGACATCTACATCCAGCAGGTGTACTGGCTCGTCCTCGGCGGCATCCTCGCCGCGGTCGTCGCCGTCATCGACTACCGCCACTACGAGCGCCTTGGTTATCTGCTCTACGGCGTCGGCGTCCTGCTCCTCGTCCTCGTCTTCATCCTCGGCAAGGACATCCGCGGGAGCTCGCGCTGGATCAACATCGGCTCGTTCGGCTTCCAGCCGAGCGAGTTCATGAAGCTCTTTCTCATCATCGCGCTCGCGAAGTACCTCCACGACGATCCGCGGACGGAGGAGCGGCGGATGAAGGACCTCATCATCCCGTCCGTCATCGCCGGCATCCCGACGCTGCTCGTCCTGAAGCAGCCCGACCTCGGCACCGCGCTCATCCACGCGCTGATCTTCGTGACGATCTGCCTGCTCACGCGCATCCGCTGGCAGACGATCGCGTCGATCGCGGTGATGATCGGCATCGCGACGCCGCTCGTCTGGTCGTTCGTGCTGAAGGACTACCAGAAGCAGCGCGTCACGGTGTTCTTGAACCCGGAGGCGAACCTCCTCGGCTCGGGCTGGCACGCGCACCACGCGCGCGTCGCGATCGGCGCCGGCGGCTGGACGGGCCAGGGTTTCATGAAGGGGACGCAGAACCAGTTCCTCTTCCTGCCGGAGCAGCACTCGGACTTCCCGTTCGCGGTCTGGGCGGAGGACTGGGGCTTCCTCGGGTGTTTCTTCCTCGTGTGCCTCTACGGTTTCCTCGTGCTCTGGGCGATCCGCATCGCCTCCACCGCGAAGGACCGCTTCGGCGCCGTCCTCGCGATCGGCGTCGGCGCGCTCATCTTCTGGCACGCCGTCTTCAACCTCGGCATGGTCATGGGCGTCCTCCCGGTCGTCGGCGTGACCCTCCCCCTCTTCTCCGCCGGCGGCTCGAGCGTCCTGACGATCATGATGGGCATCGGCCTCCTGATGAACGTCTCCATGCGCCGCTTCTGGCTCTCCAGTCCCCGCACGACGGGCCTCCTCACCCGCGGCTAACCGCCGCGCGCTTGGCGAGTGTGGAGCCCCGCCTCCCGCCCGCCGACTCGCGCGCGGCCGCGCTCGCGAACGTGGTGTGGGCGTGGTGTGGGCGGACGTGAGCGCACATTCACGTGAGATTTCAGAATACTGGGGAGATTTCCCCCACTCTGGCGTAGGACGTCACGACCGAGTCTCGGCCGTCGATTCGGCTGCGCAAACGGATGTCCATGGTAGGGTGCCGCCCCATGGGTCGCCCCTTTCTCGCACGTTTCGCGGTCGTGTCGTTCGTCGGCCTCAGCGCGCTCGCCGTCGCCTGCGCACAGTCGGAGGAGCCTGATCTCCTCGGCGCAATGACGGACAAGGACGGGACGGAGCCCGAAGCGGACGCGGGGACGAAGAAGCTCCCGCCGAAGACGCAGAAGGAGTCGCCCCCGGTGATGCTCCCCGTCGTCGACGCCGGCGCGCCCACCACGCCGCCCGAGCCGGAGCCGGAGGAAGAGGAGGAGCCGGAGCCGGAGGACTGCCCGCAGACCGAGTCGTACTCGATGGCCGCGCTCCTCGCCTCGTTGATGGGCGGCACGTCCTGCCCGAACGGCGGCTCGGACTGCTCGCAAGGCGAGTGCTGCTTCGTGAACATGTTCAGCCCCGCCGCCAGCATGTGCGTCCCCGAGTGACGGCCCGCCTCGCTCCCGCGACGTGGGCAAAAACGCCGGCGCTCCACGTGGAGGCCGGCGTTTCGCGTTCTGGAGCACACGCTCGCGCGAGCGTCTGTCGCTACGGGCCGCCGCCGCTTTGGAGGACCATCAGGTGGAACTTCGCGAACTCGCTCTGGCCGAGCGTGTAGAGCACCTCGCTCAGGAGGCGGTACGGCGTGTTCGCGTCCGCGATGATGATCGCTTCGCTCGAGCTCGGGTCCTTGCCCGTCGCGATGCGGACCTGACGATCGCGCTCGCGCCAGCTCTGGAGCGCGTTCGCGAGCGGGACGATGTAGAAGTCGTTCGGGCCCGAGCGCTTGAACTTGCCCTCGAGGCCGTGCGTCGCGTCGGCGGGCACCGTGGCGACGACGTTGTCGTCGACGACGATCGAGCTCTTCGAGATGAGCACCGCGACGCCCTCCTGCGAGGCCTCCGTCGTCAGCACGCTCTTCGGCATCGTGAGGTCGCCCGACTGGGGGAGCGACGCCGACGACTGGCTCATGCTCTTGAGCAAGAAGACGAGGATGATCGTCATCATGTCGAGCATCGCCGTGATGTTCAGGAAGTCGATCTCCGGATCCTTGTGACGGCGCCGTATTTCCTTGCGGAGTGCACGCTTGTACGTCGCCATCCCCGCCGGCTTCTGCGGCGCACGCGGCGCGCCCGGCGCCCCACCTCCCGGCGGCGCCCCCTGCGGCGGAGCCATCCCTCCCGGCGGCATCCCTCCCGGCGGCATCCCTCCGGGTGGCATTCCTCCAGGAGGCATCCCTCCCGGAGGCATTCCTCCCGGTGGCATCCCTCCCGGTGGCATTCCTCCCGGCGGCGGCTGATTCGGCGGCATCATGCGGCTACCTCGCGACTCCGAAGGTGACCTCGGGGAACATCGGCTCGCCGGCCTCGTTGTTGCGGACCGCGTCCATCGTGGAGATCACGACCTGGTACGGGATCGGCGGGTTCGCGAGGATGGTGACGCCCATCTCGTCCTTGAAGTCCGCGGACGACGCCTTGAGCTTCTGCGCGCAGGCCTTCAGCGCCGTGTAGTCGAAGTCGTTCTCCTTCTTCGGGATCGCGATGCCCGCGCCGACGTCGCCGCAACCGGGCGCGACGTTGCCGCCGCGCGCCTTGAGGCTAAAGCCGTCCGGGACGACGAGCACGGTGAGGCCGAGCGTCGGCGTCGTCGGCGCGCGCGCGCCGCTGCCCGCGCGCGGCGGGTTCGTGTCGATCGTCGCGGTGAACGTCACGCTGATCGTCGCGAGGACGAACATCAGGACGTTCATGATGATGTCGAGGAATGGAACGATGTTGAGCTCGCCGCCCGCTTCGTCGGGCGCGTGCTCCCTCGGCTGGGACAGCCGTCGGATCTTGCTCCGCTGCGCTGCGCTGAGCCTCTCGGTAGCCATCGTTCCCTACGATCTCAGTAGCCGCCGGGGCGCGTCTGGATCGTCAGCAGATTGAACACCCGCTCCTGCGTCGCGTCGAGGTCATGCTGGATGTTCTTCGCGCGCTGGTGGAGAAGGAGGTGCGCGATCATGCAGATGACTGCGATGCCGAGGCCCATCGCGGTGTTGTACATGGCCTCCGCGATACCGTTCGCGAGGATGCGCTGGCGATCGGCGGCGGAGAGGCCCGGCGCGGAGACGGCGCCGAACGTGTGGATGAGGCCGAGGACCGTGCCGAGGAGGCCGATCAGCGTCGCGATGTTCGCGAGCGACCAGAGCGAGCCGATCCGCTTCTCGACCGCCGGCTTCAGCTCGCCGATCTTCTCGCTCATCGCCGCGTCGATCTCGTCCGGCCCCTTGTTCGCGTGCGTGAGGCCCGCCTTCACGAGCTGCAGCGTCGGGTAGTCACCGGCGTCGCAGAGCTTGATCGCGCGGTCGATGTTGCCCGCCGTCACGAGCTTCTTGATCTGCGCGAAGAACTCCTTGGAGTTGACGCGGTACTTGCCGAGCTGAAAGGCCGTGCGCTCCACGATCAGCGCGATGACGACCGCGCTGACGAAGAGGTTCATGGAGAGGAAGATGGGGTTTTCCTTGAAGGCCTCCATGAAGCCTCCGCTGCCACCTCCGCCGCCCGATGCCGGGGCTTCGGCAACGCTGCTCAGAAAAGCCACGAACATCCTCGATGCTCCCTTCCTTCGTGCGGAAAACCGCCAAGAATCTGCGCGCTACGGGACAACATGAACCTCACCCGACGCGTTTTGCGCCACGATACCGGCAGCCATCGAACGAAGTCAACGAAGGTCGGGGGTCTCTCAGGGTCGGGGGCTTCGCCCCCGACACCCCCACCCCAGACACGGCCCTCGCGCTGCGCGCTCGGGGCGCTCCGCGCCCGCTTTCGCGGCCGCTTCTGGGGGCCCGGTGCTGGGCGCTTCGTGGTCGCATCTGGGGGCTTCGCTCCAGACGCGGCGCTTGTGCGGCGCGGCCGCATCCGGGGGCTTCCTTGTTTTGGGAGAATTATGGAATGTGGGCGTTTCAGTCGGGGTGCAATATTATGTAAGACCATGACAATATGCAGGAATGTGGTCAAAGAAAATCGTCCGGGGGAGCCAATCTCTGTTGACGCCCGAAGGTCTGTACCGTCAGACTTCCGGTTGGCCGACTTGGCACGAAGGAGTCTTGCGCATTTCGCGTAGCTGACGATATCGTCCGCGCGCGGCTCGAAGAGAGTACGGGCGCCGCATCGGTTTCTCTCAAAACTTCACCTCGCCCCCAACGAGGCGAGACACTTCGAAAGACGATTGCGGCGGGCCTTCGAGGCCTGACCTTTTCCCCCGAAAACGGGGCCCTGGAAGGACGGAGCAACATGGCTGGTCTGTGGAAGGCATACAAAGAAGGCGGCGTGGTGATGATGAGCATCATCCTGCTCTGGTCGATCTTCACGATCGGCATCATCATCGAGCGCGCGCTGTATCTGTACGGCTCGTCGATCAACAAGGACGTATTCCTCGCCACGATGCAGAAGTGCATCCTCGCGGGAGACGTCGCGAAGGCCGTGAAGATGTGCTCGGCTGCGAACGCGCCGCTCGCACGCATCGTCCAGGCCGGCCTGGTCAAGGTCAACCGCCCCGACGAGGAGGTGCAAGCGGCGATGGATGAAGCCGCCCTCCGCGAAATCCCGAAGATCGCGAAGCGCACAGGCTTCCTCGCGCTCCTCGCGAACCTCGCGATGCTCACAGGCCTCCTCGGCACGGTGACCGGGCTCATCACGAGCTTCGGCGCCGTCTCCGGCGAGTCCGTCGACCCCGCCCAGAAGGCGCGCATCCTCGCGGAGGGTATCTCCGAGGCGATGCACTGCACCTGGTTCGGCCTCCTCGTCGCCATCATCGGCCTCATCGGCTTCGCCGTGCTCAACGGCAAGACGCAGGGCCTCGAGGACGACATCAACGAGGCGAGCGTCCAGGTGCTCAACCTCGTCGTGACCAACCGCCAGAAGGTCAACCTCTCCGCGGTTGCGGCCTGATCGAGCGCTCGTTCGCGCTCGTCGCTCGCGTGAGCCTTCTCACGCGAACTTCGCGCGAACGGGAACTCTCGGCCTCGTTTCCTTTCTCTCTCATTACTCGCGTGATCTCACGCGACAGCCATGAACGCTGGGGCTCGCAGGACCGAGCCCCAGCAATTGCTCGGATGGAGTGAAGCCATGGGTGGCGTAGACGTCGGCGGCGGTGGAGGCGGAAAGCGGAAGCTCGACTCGGAGATCAACATGATCCCGATGATCGACCTCCTGATGGTCACGATCTCGTTCCTCCTGATCACGGCCGTGTGGACGCACATGGCGCGCATCAACGCGGATGCGCAGGTGCCGGGCCCTCCCCGGCCGGATCAAGAAGTCGAAAAACAGGAACCCGAGAAGCAGCTCCACGTCGAGATGCGCTCGCCCGACAAGTTCGTCCTCATCTGGAAGCAGGCGGGCACGGTCATCAGCACGGTCGACGTGCCGCGGAAGGACAACGTCGTCACCAAGGACGATGGCAAGAAGCTGGTCCGCTACCCGGACCTCGCCGCGAAGATCGACGCCGAGTGGAAGTCGGTCGGCCAGCACCGCACCGCGACCGACAAGAAGTTCGACACGGCGATCCTGCACACCGACAACGAGACTCCCTACGTCTACCTCATCGGCGTGATCGACGCGATCTACCAGCCGAAGCGCCCCGTCACCGTCGCCGGCAAGGAAGAGCAAGTCCCGGCGTTCAACCTCACCTTCGCGGTCAACTGAGGACACCATGACGATCCAGCAGCCCGGCAAGCGGTTGATGCATGCGGTCCCGCTCAAGTTCGTGCAGAAGAAGGTCACCGGCGGCGGCCATCGCGACACGAACGCGTCGCTCTCGCTGACGAGCATGATCGACTTCCTCGTCGTCACCGTCGTCTTCCTCCTCCTCACCTTCAGCGCCTCCGGCGAGACGCCGACGACGAAGGGCGTGCGGCTCCCCGACGCCGAGAACACCCTCGACATGATCGACGCGCCGATGGTCGGCGTGACGGGCAGCCTGATCCTCGTCGACGGCAACCCCGCCGGCAACACGCGCGCGATCGAGGACTCGAAGCGCCTCCAGCGCATCGACGAGCTCTTCAACATCCTCAAGCAGAAGCGCGAGGTCTGGAAGCAGCTCCACCCGGGCAAGGAGTTCCCCGGCGTCGTCGTCCTCCAGATCGATCAGGACGTGCAGGCCATCGTCGTGAAGAGCATCTTCCAGACCGCAGCGTTCGCAGGCTTCCCGAACGTCAGCTTCATGGTCGGCTCCCTCCCCAAGACAAAGACCGAATAACGCATACCGGTCGGCGCCCAGACCTGCCTCGGCCTCGGCGCTTGGGACGAGCAAGGGACCCACGGAGCCTGCGAATGCGGGCCACGCGAGCGGGGCCCACGGCCCCCTTCGGCCTCGGCACTAGAGCCGAGCAAGGGCCCAGCCTCGGCACTTGGGCCGAGCAAGGGGCACCAGAAGCAGCCGCGCAAAGCGCCTCCAACCTCGGCACTTGGGCCGAGCAAGGGGGCCGCGCAACGGCCCCAGAAGCAGCCACGCAA
Encoded proteins:
- a CDS encoding biopolymer transporter ExbD, whose product is MGGVDVGGGGGGKRKLDSEINMIPMIDLLMVTISFLLITAVWTHMARINADAQVPGPPRPDQEVEKQEPEKQLHVEMRSPDKFVLIWKQAGTVISTVDVPRKDNVVTKDDGKKLVRYPDLAAKIDAEWKSVGQHRTATDKKFDTAILHTDNETPYVYLIGVIDAIYQPKRPVTVAGKEEQVPAFNLTFAVN
- a CDS encoding MotA/TolQ/ExbB proton channel family protein, encoding MAGLWKAYKEGGVVMMSIILLWSIFTIGIIIERALYLYGSSINKDVFLATMQKCILAGDVAKAVKMCSAANAPLARIVQAGLVKVNRPDEEVQAAMDEAALREIPKIAKRTGFLALLANLAMLTGLLGTVTGLITSFGAVSGESVDPAQKARILAEGISEAMHCTWFGLLVAIIGLIGFAVLNGKTQGLEDDINEASVQVLNLVVTNRQKVNLSAVAA
- a CDS encoding biopolymer transporter ExbD, which produces MHAVPLKFVQKKVTGGGHRDTNASLSLTSMIDFLVVTVVFLLLTFSASGETPTTKGVRLPDAENTLDMIDAPMVGVTGSLILVDGNPAGNTRAIEDSKRLQRIDELFNILKQKREVWKQLHPGKEFPGVVVLQIDQDVQAIVVKSIFQTAAFAGFPNVSFMVGSLPKTKTE